The sequence TCCATAATGATGGTTAGTGTGTACTCACCACAACCATGTCTGGCTCTATCACAGTCAGTGGCAGGTAACCAAAACAAAACGCCTCCATATTCAATTGAAGGTTGAACAATAGCTGACCCAAACGTACGAGGGACAGAAAAGAGATGAGTGTTTTTTCTGTGATGAGCAGGCTGCTTCAGGCAGGTGACGCCAACCCCTCCCCTCCAAAGCAGCCCACAGCCGGAGTCGAGACATTCTAGACCGCATATAACTCCTGGATGCCTAAGCTAATAAACTGGTTTGATCGATTctaactcctccccctgcccccccccctccctcctcctcctctcccttggcTATTGGTCCGCTCCGTCGCCCCCGGCAACAGAGGCTGAGATGGCTTCTTTGAGGTTGTCCCTCTCCACCTGCAGGACAGAAGTGCATTTCCCACAATGCCTGCTGGCCAACAGGCCTCAGCAACAAGACATTgtttccaatgtgtgtgtgtgtgtgtgtgtgtgtggagtgaggatttaagtgtgtggtgtgtgtgttgtgtttgtgttggggggtttttgttggtgggtgtgtgtgtgtgtgtttgtgtgtgtgtgtgtgtgtgtgtgtgtgtgtaagagaagtctttgggtgtggggggagggggggcagtgtATGGTGAGTGGGCGTGTGTTACGCGTGTCAATGTGTTTGTGGggtggctggtgggggggggggtcagggggggggcgtGCCTACTTCCATCCTCCGTCCCCCCTTCGCACGCTCATGCTACTGATGGAGGCCGACGCCCCCTTTGGGGAGGGCGGCGGGGAGGGGCGGGCGCTGTGCCAGCGGGCCGAGGGGGACGGCGGCGACGGGGAGCGCAGGGGCGAGTGTTCCCGCGGGGGGCTGCTGCAGGGCGAGCCGCGCGGCGACAGGGCGTAGGAGATCATGCGACCACTCCGCTCCTGGAACACCTGTTTCTGGACGAGAGAAGAGTGCATGTGACCCCCCTGGTGCTACCGGCCCCTCCTGGTGAATCACCTGTCTAACAACGGCTGAATAGTTAGGCTACAGGGACTCCAACCCGGGGAGGAGCTGCCAATCAAATCACCTGTTCTCAGCTCTGATACTGAGAGAGTAAGCTAGGTACATCAAACGACAACGCGGGGACAGCGCCCTCTCTGGTGACATTGGTTACTGCAACCTTGGTCAATACGGGTTACGTCATGCCTGTGTGGCACACAGGCAAGGTCTGTTCACCCTTAAGGAGAAAGAGGCTGCGTGGTGAAGGGATGAATTTACCCATGTCCCGTCGGGCCCGAAGAGCTCTAGGAAGTTACCGATGAATTCGCGGGACTTCTCCTCCCACTTCTGGATGAGGTCGTGGCTCTTCTCCTCCACGCGGTACACGAAGTGcttgctcttctcctccacgGTGCGCACCTTCTCCTTCATGCGGTCCACCTGATTCTGCAGCCGGTACTTCTTCTCCTGGGGTCGGCGGGGACAAAGGAACGGCACTGTCTTCATTACATCATCTCCAGGTTTCTGTTCCGCTTCAGCTGAGTATGTGTTTAAATCATTTCTTCATATTTCCATGTTTATGTTCTGCTTTCCCAACCATATCAGATTGTTCATGTCATCTCTGCTCTAATGAAAAGTGGGACTTTTTTACTGTCAAATTATTCTCACTTTTCAACTCAAAGACTGCATCTGAATCACTGAATAAAAGCACGGAATTAATTTAACTGAAATGTAAGGGGTACTAAACACTGAACTTTGAACCCTAGTTTTCCTTGTCCATGGGTAACCCCAGCagtcttagggttagggtaagggttagggttagggttagctaagcctaaccctaaccctaaccccagcagTCTTACGTTGATGTAGCTGACGTTGAGCTCTTTGGCGGTGTAGCCACGCTGGAGGTTGCGTCGGGCGTAGACGTCGTAGTCCCTTACGATGCGGGtgatgaggtcagaggtcgagaTGCCCTCGGTGCGTTGGGTGGGCACGAACATGCCTGATGGACCCACAGCCAGGATTAAACGGAAACAATCATATAATCCTATTGATGTACTTCATTCAATCATTTATTcaatataaagaaatatatattcatatacttATATATAGACTTATAGATATACTTATTAATTGGGAACAAATGTCCTTCTTAAacatattatatcatatatataaatctttcatttacattcatttttaaaacacatgtatgtatgaatgtatatcCCAAAAACAGTTCAGCAAACTTCTGCTGAAAACTATTAAGAGTTATCGCCAAATGTAATAATTAATCTTTCTACTGTACACTCAAATAATAGAAGTTCTGATTTCCTTGATGCCACTGGCAATGTGTCATTGCGTTACAGGGTAAACAAATCCTATTGGTCATCATCGGTCCACCAATGAGCTCGCACCATAGCCACGCCCACAACCACTGACCCGCCTCCTTGATATGTTTATCCACCAATGAGCTCGCACCATAGCCACGCCCACAATCACTGACCCGCCTCCTTGATATGTTTATCCACCAATGAGCTCCCACCATAGCCACGCCCACAATCACTGACCCGCCTCCTTGATATGTTTATCCACCAATGAGCTCGCACCATAGCCACGCCCACAAACACTGACCCGCCTCCTTGATATGTTTATAGACGTCCTCACTGCCGGCTGAGGAGTACGGGATGTCGTCGTGGGCCACGAAGTCAATCTGAGAAAGCATCGGGGCGATTAGTGTGACAGACAGGTCAGGGCCGGCCTCCAGAACCCTGCCTGAACGCTGATAGACTATTGATCGGTGATTAGTCTCACCTTTGCCTTGGCCTATTTAAGCCTTTTGATCACCATGTGACCAGTGAGTATGGGAGGTAGGTATTTGTGTTCCTGGTTTTCTGTGAGTACTTTGGTTCGTGTTGCTGTGAGTTTCAGATGAGGTTTTATTCATTTTGTGAAGACTTCTGTCATCATTGTGCCTTTGGGTCTTCATTACAAGCAGCGCTGTGCATGGTCTTTGATAGCATAGTTCATACCACAATGACCTCAGACGCTGGATTTCACAGCAGAGGTAAAGGacactaataataattaaaagatgaaaacacacacacgacagacagacacacagacacacaccttgtGTTTGTGGAGGAAGTCGTGGCTGAGGGTCCAGGGCGCGTCTCTCACCACCTCGTCGACGTAGCGGCAGTGCCGTAGCGCCTCGTAGCGTTCCGACTCGTCCATCACCGTGAAGCCCTTGTACTTGTGCGTGAGCTCGTCGCTGCACACTGTCAGCGCCAGGTCGTACCGTTAGAGTCACAGGAACACTTTACAGTTATCCTTAAACATTTCATTaactataaaaataaacattgataaagcgtagaaatgtgttgtaatcgTACATGGGATTGTTAACATCAATGCATATCTATATGATGTGATGTAAAATGATGTGA is a genomic window of Gadus chalcogrammus isolate NIFS_2021 chromosome 23, NIFS_Gcha_1.0, whole genome shotgun sequence containing:
- the LOC130377044 gene encoding choline-phosphate cytidylyltransferase B-like; the protein is MEELEHTCPHPRTTLTEPAIFAKETSCDCRAPHERLTIKQACRGTPVDRPVRVYADGIFDLFHSGHARALMQAKNLFPNTYLIVGVCSDELTHKYKGFTVMDESERYEALRHCRYVDEVVRDAPWTLSHDFLHKHKIDFVAHDDIPYSSAGSEDVYKHIKEAGMFVPTQRTEGISTSDLITRIVRDYDVYARRNLQRGYTAKELNVSYINEKKYRLQNQVDRMKEKVRTVEEKSKHFVYRVEEKSHDLIQKWEEKSREFIGNFLELFGPDGTWKQVFQERSGRMISYALSPRGSPCSSPPREHSPLRSPSPPSPSARWHSARPSPPPSPKGASASISSMSVRRGDGGWK